In Prunus dulcis chromosome 1, ALMONDv2, whole genome shotgun sequence, the following are encoded in one genomic region:
- the LOC117616619 gene encoding uncharacterized protein LOC117616619 — protein MPSPTLKPVLQTMSSARVREVIRQCLSEAQSSDFHEAEQKALQTLVSITKILSLSILFNLSLNPDLKQSLADIETIHHLNSIIATLNSEESGRVASSLVCSLAMLDKNKAKFGVAGTIQLLVKAIAGPRCPAAHHLLSSLAELVRFHGNCTLAVREGAVQALIQVVESTDGEDLAGTSLLVLALLARFDEGLNALRKTDQIVSKMVDVLKGRCMLSKEGAAEILLLLFEESEGCVRDALRLPDFSTLIADISVRGSARAREKAALLLKKIMDADLDSYVDANPMFSQW, from the exons ATGCCAAGCCCAACTCTGAAACCAGTGCTGCAAACAATGTCGTCTGCCCGGGTTCGTGAGGTTATCAGGCAGTGCCTCTCTGAGGCGCAGTCATCAGACTTTCATGAAGCGGAGCAAAAAGCTCTTCAGACCCTAGTTTCCATCACCAAG ATTCTCTCATTGTCCATCCTCTTCAACCTCTCCCTCAACCCTGATCTAAAGCAATCTCTTGCAGATATCGAAACCATTCACCACCTGAATTCCATAATTGCCACCTTGAACTCAGAAGAGTCTGGCAGAGTTGCTTCGTCTCTGGTTTGCAGTTTGGCAATGCTTGACAAGAACAAGGCCAAGTTTGGGGTGGCAGGCACCATCCAGTTGCTTGTCAAGGCCATTGCCGGTCCCCGCTGTCCTGCTGCTCATCACCTCCTTAGCTCTCTAGCCGAGCTTGTCCGGTTCCATGGGAACTGCACACTGGCAGTGAGAGAAGGAGCTGTTCAAGCTCTTATCCAAGTGGTGGAGAGCACCGATGGCGAGGATCTAGCTGGAACTTCTCTTCTGGTTCTAGCCCTTCTTGCAAGGTTCGATGAAGGATTGAATGCTCTGAGAAAAACTGACCAGATTGTGAGTAAGATGGTAGATGTGTTGAAGGGGAGGTGCATGCTGAGCAAGGAGGGTGCAGCTGAAATCCTGCTTCTCCTGTTTGAGGAAAGTGAGGGCTGTGTGAGAGATGCTTTGAGGCTGCCGGACTTCTCAACTTTGATAGCTGATATTTCAGTCAGAGGATCGGCTCGAGCTCGAGAGAAGGCGGCTTTGCTGCTGAAGAAGATCATGGATGCTGACTTGGATTCTTATGTGGATGCAAACCCCATGTTTTCGCAGTGGTAG
- the LOC117615399 gene encoding ammonium transporter 3 member 1-like: MSNITYPSLPSNLLPDPASPDWMNKADNAWQLIAATLVGLQSVPGLIILYGGAVKKKWAVNSAFMALYAFACVLVCWVGWGYHMSFGETLIKGVPFWGRADVALNQKYLLEQAFSGKFPNATMVYFQFVFAAITLILIAGALLGRMNFYAWMLFVPLWLTFSYTIGAFSIWSPNGFLFKKGLIDYSGGFVIHLSSGVAGFTAAYWVGPRSNKDRERFPPNNILLMLTGAGLLWMGWTGFNGGDPYVVSVDASLAVLNTHVCTATSLLTWLMLDLIFFRKPSVIGAVQGMITGLVCITPAAGVVQGWAAILMGLFSGSIPWFTMMVVHKKSALLQKVDDTMAVLHTHAIAGALGGILTGLFAHPRLCFLFTTSYGQYVGLFYGFKMEVVHTGFRQLGIQLLGIFYVVILNVVVTSLICVLIQFIVPLRMSDADMEIGDEAAHGEEAYAIWGQGEKLENSRYGYDVESSAKNRHAAGQIEMA, from the exons ATGAGCAACATCACCTATCCATCTCTGCCTAGCAACCTCCTACCGGATCCTGCTAGTCCGGACTGGATGAACAAAGCTGACAACGCGTGGCAGCTGATAGCCGCGACGCTGGTTGGCCTCCAGAGTGTCCCGGGGCTCATAATCCTATACGGTGGTGCAGTGAAGAAGAAATGGGCTGTGAATTCAGCTTTCATGGCACTCTATGCATTTGCTTGTGTTCTTGTTTGTTGGGTTGGGTGGGGATATCATATGTCATTTGGGGAAACTCTGATTAAGGGAGTTCCATTTTGGGGGAGAGCTGATGTGGCATTGAACCAAAAGTATCTCCTGGAGCAGGCATTTAGTGGGAAGTTCCCAAATGCTACAATGGTGTATTTCCAATTTGTGTTTGCAGCAAttactttgattttgattgcTGGGGCCCTCTTGGGTAGGATGAACTTTTATGCTTGGATGCTGTTTGTGCCTTTGTGGTTGACCTTTTCATACACCATTGGAGCATTTAGTATCTGGAGCCCTAACGGTTTCCTCTTCAAGAAAGGACTGATAGATTATTCTGGTGGGTTTGTGATCCATTTGTCTTCTGGAGTTGCTGGTTTCACAGCAGCCTATTGG GTTGGTCCTCGTTCGAACAAGGACAGGGAAAGATTCCCTCCCAACAACATTCTTCTTATGTTGACTGGTGCAGGACTCCTCTGGATGGGCTGGACAGGGTTCAATGGAGGAGACCCTTATGTAGTCAGTGTTGATGCTTCCTTGGCTGTCTTGAACACTCATGTATGCACTGCTACCAGTTTGCTCACTTGGCTCATGCTTGACCTCATTTTTTTCCGCAAGCCTTCGGTCATCGGGGCAGTTCAAGGCATGATCACTGGTTTGGTTTGCATCACCCCAGCTGCTG GAGTTGTGCAAGGATGGGCAGCCATACTAATGGGGCTATTTTCTGGCTCAATTCCTTGGTTCACCATGATGGTTGTCCACAAGAAATCTGCGCTCCTTCAAAAAGTTGATGACACAATGGCTGTTCTGCACACTCATGCCATCGCCGGCGCCCTTGGTGGAATCCTCACTGGTCTCTTTGCCCATCCAAGGCTCTGCTTCCTGTTCACTACCTCATATGGACAGTATGTTGGCCTATTCTACGGTTTTAAAATGGAAGTTGTCCATACCGGGTTTCGTCAACTGGGAATTCAACTTCTTGGGATATTTTACGTTGTCATACTAAATGTTGTAGTTACCAGCCTTATATGTGTTTTGATCCAATTCATCGTGCCTCTAAGAATGTCCGATGCGGATATGGAGATCGGTGATGAAGCAGCTCATGGGGAAGAAGCTTATGCCATCTGGGGTCAAGGTGAAAAGCTTGAAAATTCTAGGTATGGATATGATGTTGAGTCGTCAGCCAAAAATAGACATGCTGCTGGCCAAATTGAGATGGCCTAA